One stretch of Cedecea neteri DNA includes these proteins:
- the lpxB gene encoding lipid-A-disaccharide synthase, whose amino-acid sequence MKPGRPLTIALVAGETSGDILGAGLIRELKARVPDARFVGVAGPLMQAEGCETWYEMEELAVMGIVEVLGRLRRLLHIRSDLTKRFTELQPDVFVGIDAPDFNITLEGNLKKQGIRTIHYVSPSVWAWRQKRVFKIGRSTDLVLAFLPFEKAFYDRFNVPCRFIGHTMADAMPLDPDKNAARATLGIAPDAKCLALLPGSRGAEVEMLSADFLRTAQLLRKRWPALEVVVPLVNAKRREQFEKIKAEIAPELHVHLLDGKAREAMIASDAALLASGTAALECMLAKCPMVVGYRMKPFTFWLAKRLVKTDYVSLPNLLAGRELVKELLQNECEPIGLACALEPLLEDGAVSHQMHDTFRALHQQIRCNADQQAADAVLELAQ is encoded by the coding sequence ATGAAGCCTGGTCGTCCCCTCACGATTGCCCTGGTCGCCGGAGAAACTTCCGGCGATATTCTTGGTGCCGGTCTCATCCGCGAACTTAAAGCCCGCGTGCCTGATGCTCGCTTTGTTGGCGTAGCCGGGCCGCTCATGCAGGCCGAAGGTTGTGAAACCTGGTATGAGATGGAAGAGCTTGCGGTCATGGGCATTGTTGAAGTGCTGGGCCGTTTACGCCGCCTGCTTCACATCCGCAGTGACCTCACGAAGCGCTTCACCGAGCTGCAGCCGGACGTGTTCGTCGGCATCGATGCGCCGGATTTCAACATTACCCTCGAAGGCAACCTCAAGAAGCAGGGGATCCGCACGATCCACTACGTCAGCCCGTCCGTTTGGGCATGGCGACAAAAACGCGTTTTCAAAATTGGCAGATCGACCGATCTGGTGCTGGCTTTTCTGCCTTTCGAAAAAGCGTTTTACGACCGGTTTAACGTCCCGTGTCGCTTCATCGGGCACACCATGGCAGATGCCATGCCGCTGGATCCGGATAAAAATGCCGCTCGCGCAACGTTAGGTATTGCGCCTGATGCAAAATGCCTGGCGCTGCTGCCCGGCAGCCGCGGCGCTGAGGTCGAAATGCTCAGCGCGGACTTCCTGAGAACCGCTCAATTACTGCGTAAGCGCTGGCCTGCGCTGGAAGTTGTCGTGCCGCTGGTGAATGCAAAACGTCGCGAGCAGTTTGAAAAAATTAAGGCCGAGATTGCCCCAGAGCTACACGTCCATCTGCTTGATGGAAAAGCACGTGAAGCGATGATTGCCAGCGACGCAGCGCTTCTGGCCTCCGGTACGGCGGCGCTTGAATGTATGCTGGCGAAATGCCCGATGGTCGTAGGCTATCGCATGAAGCCGTTTACCTTCTGGCTGGCGAAGCGCCTGGTGAAAACTGACTATGTTTCCCTGCCTAATCTGCTGGCAGGGCGTGAGCTGGTTAAAGAACTGCTGCAAAACGAGTGTGAGCCTATCGGGCTTGCCTGTGCGCTGGAGCCACTGCTGGAAGACGGCGCGGTCAGTCATCAAATGCACGATACCTTCCGGGCGTTGCATCAGCAGATCCGTTGCAACGCGGACCAACAGGCGGCGGACGCCGTGCTGGAGCTGGCTCAATGA
- the accA gene encoding acetyl-CoA carboxylase carboxyl transferase subunit alpha, protein MSLNFLDFEQPIAELEAKIDSLTAVSRQDEKLDINLDEEVQRLREKSVELTRKIFADLGAWQIAQLARHPQRPYTLDYVRLAFDEFDELAGDRAYADDKAIVGGIARLEGRPVMIIGHQKGRETKEKIRRNFGMPAPEGYRKALRLMEMAERFNMPIITFIDTPGAYPGVGAEERGQSEAIARNLREMSRLKVPVICTVIGEGGSGGALAIGVGDKVNMLQYSTYSVISPEGCASILWKSADKAPLAAEAMGIVAPRLKELKLIDTVIPEPLGGAHRNPEVMAASLRAQLLADLADLDVLNKDELLNRRYQRLMSYGYA, encoded by the coding sequence ATGAGTCTGAATTTCCTTGATTTCGAACAGCCGATTGCAGAGCTGGAAGCGAAAATCGATTCCCTGACGGCCGTTAGCCGCCAGGATGAAAAACTGGATATTAATCTGGACGAAGAAGTGCAGCGTCTGCGCGAGAAAAGCGTTGAGCTGACCCGCAAGATCTTCGCTGATTTAGGCGCATGGCAGATAGCGCAGCTGGCGCGCCATCCGCAGCGTCCGTACACCCTGGATTACGTTCGTCTGGCTTTTGATGAGTTTGACGAACTGGCGGGTGACCGTGCCTATGCCGACGATAAAGCCATTGTCGGGGGTATCGCTCGTCTGGAAGGCCGTCCGGTGATGATCATTGGTCATCAGAAAGGGCGTGAAACCAAAGAGAAAATCCGTCGTAACTTCGGGATGCCGGCTCCGGAAGGCTACCGCAAAGCGCTGCGCCTGATGGAAATGGCTGAACGCTTTAACATGCCGATCATCACCTTCATCGACACGCCGGGAGCTTATCCGGGCGTTGGCGCCGAAGAGCGTGGTCAGTCTGAAGCGATTGCCCGTAACCTGCGTGAAATGTCCCGCCTGAAGGTGCCGGTCATCTGTACCGTTATCGGTGAAGGTGGCTCCGGCGGCGCGCTGGCGATTGGCGTGGGCGACAAAGTGAATATGCTGCAGTACAGCACCTATTCCGTTATCTCTCCAGAAGGCTGCGCGTCCATTCTGTGGAAAAGCGCCGATAAAGCTCCGCTGGCCGCAGAAGCAATGGGCATTGTTGCTCCGCGTCTGAAAGAGCTGAAGCTTATTGATACCGTGATCCCCGAGCCGCTGGGCGGCGCGCACCGCAACCCGGAAGTGATGGCTGCTTCCCTGCGTGCACAGCTGCTGGCCGATCTGGCCGATCTCGATGTGCTGAATAAAGACGAGCTGTTAAACCGTCGCTACCAGCGTCTGATGAGCTACGGCTACGCCTGA
- a CDS encoding VOC family protein, whose translation MLGLKQIHHVAIIASDYERSKQFYCDVLEFTLESEVYRKERDSWKGDLALNGQYVIELFSFPFPPARPSRPEACGLRHLAFSVDNIEQAITHLESHGVKCEPIRIDPLTNKSFTFFSDPDGLPLELYQQ comes from the coding sequence ATGCTGGGTTTAAAGCAAATTCATCACGTCGCGATTATCGCGTCGGACTACGAACGCAGTAAGCAATTCTATTGCGATGTACTGGAGTTCACGCTTGAGTCGGAAGTTTACCGCAAAGAGCGAGATTCCTGGAAAGGCGATCTGGCGTTGAACGGCCAGTATGTGATTGAGCTGTTCTCTTTCCCGTTCCCGCCAGCGCGCCCGAGCCGCCCGGAGGCCTGCGGACTTCGTCATCTGGCCTTCAGCGTGGATAACATCGAGCAGGCGATAACGCACCTGGAAAGCCATGGCGTAAAATGCGAACCGATTCGCATCGATCCCCTGACCAACAAAAGCTTCACTTTCTTCAGCGATCCTGACGGTTTGCCGCTGGAACTTTATCAGCAGTAA
- a CDS encoding lysine decarboxylase LdcC, whose product MNTIAIMGPHGVFYKDEPIKELHRALELHGFQLIYPTNSTDLLKLIEHNPRICGVVFDWDEYSLDLCSEINLLNEDLPLYAFINTHSSLDVSVNEMRMALWFFEYALSAADDIALRIRQYTDEYLDTITPPLTKALFTYVKEGKYTFCTPGHMAGTAYQKSPVGCLFYDFFGGNTLKADVSISVTELGSLLDHTGPHLEAEEYIARTFGAEQSYMVTNGTSTSNKIVGMYAAPSGSTILVDRNCHKSLTHLLMMTNLVPIWLKPTRNALGILGGIPQREFTRENIENKVAETPNAKWPVHAVVTNSTYDGLLYNTDFIKKTLDVPSIHFDSAWVPYTNFHPIYQGKSGMSGDRVPGKVIYETQSTHKLLAAFSQASLIHIKGDYDEDTFNEAYMMHTTTSPSYPLVASIETAAAMMRGNPGKRLINRSVERALHFRREVQRLREESEDWFFDIWQPDHVDEAECWPIAPGEEDWHGFRDADADHMYLDPIKVTILTPGMSELGEMAEEGIPAALVAKFLDERGVVVEKTGPYNLLFLFSIGIDKTKALSLLRGLTEFKRSYDLNLRVKNMLPDLYAEDPDFYRNMRIQTLAQGIHKLIKQHNLPDLMLRAFEVLPEMRMTPHEAYQLQVKGNVETVEIEELLGRVSANMILPYPPGVPVVMPGEVITKESRAVLDFLLMLCSVGEHYPGFETDIHGAKLGEDGIYRVRVLKEA is encoded by the coding sequence TTGAATACCATTGCGATCATGGGGCCGCACGGCGTTTTCTACAAAGACGAGCCCATCAAGGAACTTCATCGCGCGCTGGAACTGCACGGCTTTCAGCTCATCTACCCGACCAACAGTACCGACTTGCTTAAGCTGATTGAGCACAACCCGCGCATTTGTGGCGTTGTTTTTGACTGGGACGAATACAGCCTCGACTTGTGCAGCGAAATCAACCTGCTAAATGAAGATCTGCCGCTGTACGCATTCATCAATACCCACTCTTCTCTGGATGTTAGCGTGAATGAAATGCGCATGGCGCTGTGGTTCTTCGAGTACGCGCTTAGCGCGGCCGACGACATCGCCCTGCGTATTCGCCAGTACACCGATGAGTACCTGGATACGATTACGCCGCCGCTGACCAAAGCGCTGTTCACCTATGTGAAAGAGGGGAAATATACCTTCTGTACGCCAGGGCATATGGCCGGTACCGCCTACCAAAAAAGCCCGGTCGGTTGTCTGTTTTACGACTTCTTCGGCGGTAACACGCTGAAGGCCGACGTCTCTATTTCGGTGACGGAGCTGGGCTCACTGCTTGACCATACCGGCCCTCACCTGGAGGCAGAAGAGTATATCGCCCGCACTTTTGGCGCCGAGCAAAGCTATATGGTGACCAACGGCACTTCGACATCCAACAAAATTGTCGGCATGTACGCCGCGCCGTCGGGCAGCACAATACTGGTCGATCGTAACTGCCATAAGTCACTGACCCATTTGCTGATGATGACTAACCTGGTGCCGATCTGGCTGAAGCCTACGCGTAACGCGCTGGGTATTCTGGGGGGGATCCCACAGCGCGAGTTCACTCGAGAAAATATCGAGAATAAGGTCGCTGAAACCCCGAATGCAAAGTGGCCGGTACACGCGGTTGTCACCAACTCAACCTACGACGGGCTGTTGTATAACACCGACTTCATCAAAAAAACGCTGGATGTGCCGTCGATTCATTTTGATTCAGCGTGGGTGCCCTATACCAATTTCCACCCGATTTATCAGGGAAAAAGCGGCATGAGTGGCGACAGGGTTCCGGGCAAGGTTATCTATGAAACCCAGTCGACCCATAAGCTGCTGGCGGCTTTCTCACAGGCTTCGCTGATTCATATTAAAGGTGACTACGATGAAGATACCTTTAACGAAGCCTACATGATGCATACCACAACTTCCCCGAGCTACCCGCTGGTGGCCTCCATTGAAACCGCGGCGGCGATGATGCGCGGCAATCCCGGTAAAAGGCTGATCAACCGTTCCGTAGAGCGAGCTTTGCATTTCCGCCGGGAAGTGCAGCGCCTGCGTGAAGAATCAGAAGACTGGTTCTTCGACATCTGGCAGCCCGATCATGTTGACGAGGCAGAGTGCTGGCCTATTGCGCCAGGCGAAGAAGACTGGCACGGCTTCCGGGATGCCGATGCGGATCATATGTATCTCGATCCGATCAAAGTGACCATCCTGACACCGGGCATGAGCGAGTTGGGGGAGATGGCGGAAGAGGGGATCCCGGCGGCGCTGGTGGCCAAGTTTCTCGATGAGCGCGGCGTTGTGGTAGAGAAAACCGGTCCGTATAACCTGCTGTTCCTGTTCAGCATCGGCATTGATAAGACAAAAGCGCTAAGCCTGCTGCGTGGGTTGACGGAGTTTAAGCGCTCTTACGATCTTAATCTGCGGGTGAAGAATATGCTGCCGGATCTGTACGCGGAAGATCCTGACTTTTATCGCAATATGCGTATTCAGACGCTGGCGCAGGGGATCCACAAGCTCATCAAGCAGCATAACCTGCCGGATCTGATGCTGCGCGCTTTTGAGGTCCTGCCGGAAATGCGCATGACGCCGCACGAAGCCTATCAGCTGCAGGTCAAAGGCAACGTAGAAACGGTGGAGATTGAAGAGCTTTTGGGGAGAGTATCAGCCAACATGATCCTGCCTTATCCGCCGGGCGTTCCGGTGGTAATGCCGGGAGAGGTTATCACCAAAGAGAGCCGCGCGGTGCTCGACTTTCTGCTGATGCTTTGCTCGGTTGGAGAGCACTATCCCGGCTTCGAAACCGATATTCATGGTGCAAAACTCGGTGAGGATGGGATCTACAGAGTACGAGTCCTAAAAGAGGCCTGA
- the rnhB gene encoding ribonuclease HII — protein sequence MIEFVYPHTHLVAGVDEVGRGPLVGAVVTAAVILDPARPIVGLADSKKLSEKRRLALYDEIIEKALSWSLGRAEPEEIDKINILHATMLAMQRAVAGLSVVPEYVLIDGNRCPALPVPSLAVVKGDSRVAEISAASILAKVTRDREMAELDLSFPQYGFAQHKGYPTAFHLEKLAEHGATEHHRRSFGPVKRVLGLVS from the coding sequence ATGATCGAATTCGTTTACCCGCATACGCATCTCGTTGCAGGCGTTGATGAAGTGGGCCGCGGGCCTTTGGTTGGCGCAGTCGTTACCGCTGCGGTGATCCTCGATCCGGCAAGGCCGATCGTGGGCCTGGCAGATTCAAAAAAACTATCAGAGAAGCGTCGCCTGGCGCTGTATGACGAGATAATTGAGAAAGCGCTGAGCTGGAGTCTGGGCCGCGCCGAGCCGGAAGAGATCGATAAAATCAATATCCTGCATGCCACCATGCTGGCAATGCAGCGTGCTGTCGCAGGCTTGAGCGTAGTGCCGGAATACGTGCTGATCGATGGAAACCGTTGCCCTGCGCTGCCTGTGCCGTCGCTGGCGGTGGTAAAAGGCGACAGCCGGGTTGCAGAAATCAGCGCGGCGTCAATACTTGCCAAGGTCACGCGCGATCGTGAAATGGCCGAGCTGGATCTTAGCTTCCCGCAATACGGTTTTGCCCAACACAAGGGCTATCCAACCGCTTTTCATCTTGAAAAGCTGGCCGAGCATGGCGCCACCGAGCATCATCGCCGCAGCTTCGGTCCCGTCAAACGCGTGCTTGGGCTGGTGTCCTGA
- the dnaE gene encoding DNA polymerase III subunit alpha: protein MAEPRFIHLRVHSDYSMIDGLAKTGPLVKKAAALGMPALAITDFTNLCGLVKFYGSGHGAGIKPIIGADFNVANELLGDELSHLTVLAANNEGYQNLTLLISRAYQRGYGAAGPIIDREWLVELNEGLILLSGGRMGDIGKSLLRGNQPLVDQCLEFWQQHFADRFYLELIRTGRVDEENYLHAAVALADERGLPVVATNDVRFIDAGDFDAHEIRVAIHDGFTLDDPKRPRNYSAQQYMRSEEEMCELFSDIPEALENSVEIAKRCNVTVRLGEYFLPQFPTGEMTTEDFLVMKSKEGLEERLEFLFPDPDERAQKRPEYDERLDIELQVINQMGFPGYFLIVMEFIQWSKDNGVPVGPGRGSGAGSLVAYALKITDLDPLEFDLLFERFLNPERVSMPDFDVDFCMEKRDQVIDHVSEMYGREAVSQIITFGTMAAKAVIRDVGRVLGHPYGFVDRISKLVPPDPGMTLAKAFEAEPQLPEIYEADEEVKALIDMARKLEGVTRNAGKHAGGVVIAPTKITDFAPLYCDDQGQHPVTQFDKNDVEYAGLVKFDFLGLRTLTIIDWALKMINPRRAKQGLEPIDIAAIPLEDKKSFDMLQRSETTAVFQLESRGMKDLIKRLQPDCFEDMIALVALFRPGPLQSGMVDNFIDRKHGREAISYPDVEWQHESLKPVLEPTYGIILYQEQVMQIAQVLSGYTLGGADMLRRAMGKKKPEEMAKQRGTFEEGAINNGVDGELSMKIFDLVEKFAGYGFNKSHSAAYALVSYQTLWLKAHYPAEFMAAVMTADMDNTEKVVGLVDECWRMGLKVLSPDINSGLYHFHVNDDGEIVYGIGAIKGVGEGPIEAIIEARNQGGHFLDLFDLCARSDIKKLNRRVLEKLIMSGAFDRLGPHRAALMNALGDALKAADQHAKAEAIGQADMFGVLAEEPEQVEKSYASVTPWPDHVVLEGERETLGLYLTGHPINQYLKEIERYVGGMRLKEMHPTERGKMTTAAGLVIASRVMVTKRGNRIGICTLDDRSGRLEVMLFTDALEKYQHLLEKDRILIVSGQVSFDDFSGGLKMTARELMDIDEAREKYARGLAISLTDRQIDDQLLNRLRQSLEPHRSGTIPVHLYYQRVDARARLRFGATWRVSPSDRLLNDLRTLIGSEQVELEFD from the coding sequence ATGGCTGAACCACGTTTCATTCACCTTCGGGTGCACAGCGACTATTCCATGATTGATGGGCTGGCTAAAACCGGGCCGCTGGTAAAAAAAGCCGCGGCGCTGGGCATGCCTGCTCTCGCTATCACCGATTTTACCAACCTCTGCGGGCTGGTGAAATTCTACGGTTCCGGCCATGGTGCCGGCATTAAGCCTATCATCGGCGCAGACTTCAACGTGGCTAACGAGCTGTTGGGTGACGAACTGAGTCATTTGACGGTGCTGGCCGCGAACAACGAAGGTTACCAAAATCTTACCTTACTGATTTCTCGTGCCTATCAGCGTGGCTACGGCGCCGCGGGCCCAATAATTGACCGTGAATGGCTGGTTGAGCTAAATGAAGGTCTGATCCTGCTGTCCGGCGGGCGCATGGGAGATATTGGTAAAAGCCTGCTTCGTGGGAATCAGCCGCTGGTCGATCAGTGTCTGGAATTCTGGCAGCAGCATTTTGCCGATCGCTTCTATCTGGAATTGATTCGTACCGGTCGAGTGGACGAAGAGAACTATCTCCACGCCGCCGTAGCGCTGGCTGACGAACGCGGCCTGCCGGTGGTGGCAACCAATGACGTCCGTTTTATCGACGCTGGCGACTTTGACGCGCATGAAATCCGCGTAGCTATCCACGACGGCTTCACGCTGGACGATCCTAAGCGCCCGCGCAATTACTCCGCTCAGCAATATATGCGTAGCGAAGAAGAGATGTGCGAGCTGTTCTCGGATATTCCGGAAGCGCTGGAAAACAGCGTCGAAATCGCAAAACGCTGCAACGTTACCGTGCGCCTTGGCGAATACTTCCTGCCGCAGTTCCCTACCGGTGAAATGACCACCGAAGATTTCCTGGTCATGAAATCCAAAGAAGGGCTGGAGGAGCGTCTTGAGTTCCTGTTCCCGGATCCTGACGAGCGAGCACAAAAACGCCCTGAATACGACGAGCGTCTGGACATCGAGCTGCAGGTTATTAACCAGATGGGGTTCCCCGGCTACTTCCTGATCGTGATGGAATTTATCCAGTGGTCCAAGGATAACGGCGTGCCTGTGGGACCGGGGCGTGGTTCCGGTGCGGGGTCGCTGGTGGCCTATGCGCTGAAAATCACCGATCTCGATCCGCTTGAATTTGACCTGCTGTTCGAACGTTTCCTTAACCCGGAACGTGTTTCGATGCCGGACTTCGACGTCGATTTCTGCATGGAAAAACGTGACCAGGTTATCGACCACGTATCGGAAATGTATGGCCGTGAAGCCGTTTCGCAGATCATTACCTTCGGTACGATGGCGGCGAAAGCGGTTATTCGTGACGTAGGCCGCGTGCTCGGCCACCCATACGGCTTTGTCGATCGTATCTCCAAGCTGGTTCCACCCGATCCCGGTATGACGTTGGCGAAAGCCTTCGAGGCCGAGCCTCAACTGCCGGAGATCTACGAAGCTGACGAAGAGGTTAAAGCGCTGATCGACATGGCGCGCAAGCTGGAAGGCGTTACGCGTAATGCCGGGAAGCACGCCGGTGGCGTGGTTATTGCGCCGACCAAAATTACTGATTTTGCGCCGCTTTATTGTGACGATCAGGGGCAGCACCCTGTTACCCAGTTTGATAAAAACGACGTTGAATATGCCGGCCTGGTGAAGTTTGACTTCCTGGGGCTGCGTACGCTGACGATCATCGACTGGGCGCTGAAAATGATCAACCCGCGTCGGGCAAAACAGGGGCTGGAGCCGATTGATATCGCCGCCATCCCGCTCGAGGACAAGAAAAGCTTCGACATGCTGCAGCGCTCGGAAACCACTGCGGTCTTCCAGCTTGAATCGCGCGGCATGAAGGACCTGATTAAGCGTCTGCAGCCTGACTGCTTCGAAGATATGATTGCCCTCGTGGCCCTGTTCCGCCCGGGCCCGCTGCAGTCAGGGATGGTAGATAACTTCATCGACCGTAAGCACGGGCGCGAAGCGATTTCTTATCCGGACGTGGAATGGCAGCACGAAAGCCTGAAACCGGTACTGGAGCCAACCTACGGCATCATCCTGTATCAGGAACAGGTTATGCAGATTGCCCAGGTACTTTCTGGTTATACCCTTGGCGGCGCGGACATGCTGCGCCGTGCGATGGGTAAAAAGAAACCGGAAGAAATGGCCAAGCAGCGCGGCACCTTTGAAGAGGGCGCGATAAATAACGGCGTCGACGGCGAGCTGTCGATGAAAATCTTTGACCTGGTGGAGAAATTTGCCGGGTACGGCTTTAACAAATCTCACTCCGCCGCCTATGCTTTGGTTTCTTACCAGACGCTGTGGCTGAAGGCGCACTATCCGGCAGAATTTATGGCGGCCGTAATGACCGCCGATATGGATAATACCGAGAAAGTGGTTGGCCTGGTGGATGAGTGCTGGCGCATGGGGCTGAAAGTTCTGTCGCCGGACATTAACTCTGGTCTTTATCATTTCCACGTTAACGATGACGGGGAAATTGTTTACGGTATCGGCGCGATCAAAGGCGTGGGCGAAGGCCCTATTGAAGCCATTATCGAGGCGCGAAATCAGGGCGGACACTTCCTCGATCTCTTTGATTTATGTGCTCGCTCCGATATCAAAAAGCTGAATCGCAGGGTGCTGGAAAAACTCATTATGTCCGGGGCATTTGACCGGCTTGGGCCGCACCGTGCCGCACTGATGAACGCTTTAGGTGATGCGCTGAAAGCGGCCGACCAGCACGCGAAAGCGGAAGCCATCGGCCAGGCGGATATGTTCGGCGTACTGGCAGAAGAGCCAGAGCAGGTCGAAAAATCCTACGCCAGCGTGACCCCATGGCCGGATCATGTGGTGCTGGAAGGGGAGCGTGAAACGCTTGGGCTGTATCTTACCGGCCACCCGATTAACCAGTACCTGAAAGAAATTGAGCGCTATGTCGGTGGCATGCGCCTGAAAGAGATGCACCCGACAGAACGTGGTAAAATGACCACGGCTGCGGGTCTGGTGATTGCTTCGCGGGTGATGGTCACCAAGCGAGGTAATCGCATCGGCATCTGTACGCTGGATGACCGCTCTGGTCGTCTGGAAGTGATGTTATTCACAGATGCACTAGAAAAATACCAGCATCTGCTGGAAAAAGACCGTATCCTGATCGTCAGCGGACAGGTCAGCTTTGATGACTTCAGCGGAGGGCTTAAAATGACGGCCCGCGAGCTGATGGACATCGACGAAGCCCGTGAAAAGTACGCGCGTGGGCTTGCTATCTCGCTGACGGACAGGCAAATTGATGACCAGCTTTTAAACCGTCTCCGTCAGTCTCTGGAACCCCATCGTTCGGGGACAATTCCAGTACATCTCTACTATCAGAGGGTGGATGCACGAGCCCGGTTGCGCTTCGGTGCGACATGGCGTGTTTCCCCTAGCGATCGTTTACTTAACGATTTGCGAACGCTGATTGGTTCGGAGCAGGTGGAACTGGAGTTTGACTAA
- the fabZ gene encoding 3-hydroxyacyl-ACP dehydratase FabZ has protein sequence MTTDTHTLHIEEILELLPHRYPFLLVDRVLDFEEGRFLRAVKNVSVNEPFFQGHFPGKPIFPGVLILEAMAQATGILAFKSVGKLEPGELYYFAGIDEARFKRPVVPGDQMVMEVTFEKTRRGLTRFKGVATVDGKIVCEATMMCARSREA, from the coding sequence TTGACAACTGACACTCATACTCTGCACATTGAAGAGATTTTAGAGCTTCTGCCGCACCGTTATCCGTTCTTGCTGGTTGACCGCGTGCTGGATTTTGAAGAAGGTCGTTTTCTGCGCGCAGTAAAAAATGTCTCTGTAAATGAGCCGTTTTTCCAGGGCCACTTCCCGGGCAAGCCAATTTTCCCAGGCGTGCTGATTCTGGAAGCCATGGCGCAGGCTACCGGTATTCTGGCGTTTAAAAGCGTGGGTAAACTTGAGCCTGGTGAACTGTACTATTTTGCTGGTATCGATGAAGCGCGCTTCAAGCGCCCGGTCGTGCCAGGCGATCAGATGGTTATGGAAGTCACCTTTGAGAAAACTCGTCGTGGTCTGACGCGTTTCAAAGGCGTTGCGACCGTTGACGGAAAAATTGTCTGCGAAGCAACCATGATGTGCGCACGCAGCCGGGAGGCCTAA
- the lpxA gene encoding acyl-ACP--UDP-N-acetylglucosamine O-acyltransferase — MIDKSAFIHPTAIVEEGAVIGANVHIGPFCLVGPNVEIGEGTVLKSHVVVNGHTKIGRDNEIYQFASIGEVNQDLKYAGEPTRVEIGDRNRIRESVTIHRGTVQDEGLTKVGSDNLLMINAHIAHDCRVGDRVILANNATLAGHVQIGDHAIIGGMTAVHQFCIIGAHVMVGGCSGVAQDVPPYVIAQGNHATPFGVNIEGLKRRGFSKEALHAIRNAYKILYRSGKTLEEAKPEIAEIAAQHPEVNAFVEFFARSTRGLIR; from the coding sequence GTGATTGATAAGTCCGCCTTTATTCATCCAACCGCTATCGTGGAAGAGGGTGCCGTTATCGGCGCTAACGTCCACATTGGCCCGTTTTGTCTCGTAGGTCCAAACGTTGAAATCGGCGAAGGTACGGTACTGAAATCCCATGTTGTCGTAAACGGCCATACTAAAATTGGCCGTGATAACGAGATTTACCAGTTCGCGTCTATCGGTGAAGTTAATCAGGATCTGAAATATGCGGGTGAGCCGACTCGTGTGGAAATTGGCGATCGCAACCGCATTCGCGAAAGCGTCACCATCCACCGCGGAACGGTACAAGACGAGGGATTGACGAAGGTGGGTAGCGATAACCTGCTGATGATCAATGCGCATATTGCGCATGATTGTCGGGTTGGCGATCGCGTTATCCTCGCGAACAACGCAACGCTCGCAGGTCACGTACAAATTGGGGATCACGCCATCATCGGTGGGATGACCGCGGTGCATCAGTTCTGCATCATCGGTGCTCACGTTATGGTTGGCGGCTGTTCCGGCGTCGCGCAGGACGTTCCACCTTACGTTATCGCGCAGGGCAACCATGCGACACCGTTTGGCGTGAACATCGAAGGCCTGAAGCGTCGCGGTTTCAGCAAAGAGGCGCTGCACGCTATTCGTAACGCCTACAAGATCCTCTATCGCAGCGGCAAAACGCTTGAAGAGGCGAAGCCGGAAATTGCTGAAATTGCAGCTCAGCATCCGGAAGTGAACGCATTTGTTGAATTCTTTGCGCGCTCCACGCGTGGTTTGATTCGCTAA